From Macaca mulatta isolate MMU2019108-1 chromosome 1, T2T-MMU8v2.0, whole genome shotgun sequence, the proteins below share one genomic window:
- the CSF3R gene encoding granulocyte colony-stimulating factor receptor isoform X3 encodes MNLTTSSLICQWEPGPETHLPTSFTLKSFKSRGNCQTQGDSIMDCVPEDGQSHCSIPRRHLLLYQNMGIWVQVENALGTSMSPQLCLEPMDVVKLEPPMLRTMDPSPEAAPPQAGCLQLCWEPWQPALHINQKCELRHKPQSGEASWALVGPLPLEALRYELCGLLPATAYTLQIRCIRWPLPGHWSNWSPSLELRTTERAPAVRLNTWWRQRQLDPRTVQLFWKPVPLEEDSGQIQGYVVSWRPSGQAGAILPLCNTTELSCTFPLPSEAQEVALVAYNSAGTSCPTPVVFSESRGPALTRLHAMARDPHSLWVGWEPPSPWPRGYVIEWGLSPPSTSNSNKTWRMEQNGSATGFLLQENIRPFQLYEITVTPLYQDAMGPSQHVYAYSQEMAPRHAPELHLKHIGKTWAQLEWVPEPPELGKSPLTHYTIFWTNAQNQSFSTILNASSRGFVLHGLEPASLYHIHLMAASQAGATNGTVLTLMTLIPEGSELHILLGLFGLLLLLSCLCGTAWLCCSPSRKNPLWPSVPDPAHSSLGSWVPTIMEEEAFQLPGLGMPPITKLTVLEEDEKKPLPWESHNSSETCGLPTLVQTYVLQGDLRAASAQPQSQSGTSNQVLYGQLLGSPTSPGPGHYLRCDSTQPLLAGLTPSPKSYENLWFQASPLGTLVTPAPSQEDDCVFGPLLDFPLLQGIRVHGVEGLESF; translated from the exons ATGAACCTCACAACCAGCAGCCTCATCTGCCAGTGGGAGCCAGGACCTGAGACCCACCTACCCACCAGCTTCACTCTGAAGAGCTTCAA GAGCCGGGGCAACTGTCAGACCCAAGGGGATTCCATCATGGACTGCGTGCCCGAAGACGGGCAGAGCCACTGCTCCATCCCACGCAGACACCTGCTGTTGTACCAGAATATGGGCATCTGGGTGCAGGTGGAGAATGCGCTGGGGACCAGCATGTCCCCACAACTGTGCCTTGAGCCCATGGACGTCG TGAAACTGGAGCCCCCCATGCTGCGGACCATGGACCCCAGCCCTGAAGCGGCCCCTCCCCAGGCAGGCTGCCTACAGTTGTGCTGGGAGCCATGGCAGCCAGCCCTGCACATAAATCAGAAGTGTGAGCTGCGCCATAAGCCACAGAGTGGAGAAGCCAGCTGGGCACTG GTGGGCCCCCTGCCGTTGGAGGCCCTTCGGTATGAGCTCTGTGGGCTCCTCCCAGCCACGGCCTACACCCTGCAGATACGCTGCATCCGCTGGCCTCTGCCTGGCCACTGGAGCAACTGGAGTCCCAGCCTGGAGCTGAGAACTACTGAACGGG CCCCCGCTGTCAGACTGAACACATGGTGGCGGCAGAGGCAGCTGGACCCCCGGACAGTGCAGCTGTTCTGGAAG CCAGTGCCCCTGGAGGAAGACAGCGGACAGATCCAAGGTTATGTGGTTTCTTGGAGACCCTCAGGCCAGGCTGGGGCCATCCTGCCCCTCTGCAACACCACAGAGCTCAGCTGCACCTTCCCCCTGCCTTCAGAAGCCCAGGAGGTGGCCCTTGTGGCCTATAACTCAGCCGGGACCTCCTGTCCCACCCCAGTGGTCTTCTCAGAGAGCAGAG gcccagccctgaCCAGACTCCATGCCATGGCCCGAGACCCTCACAGCCTCTGGGTGGGCTGGGAGCCCCCCAGTCCATGGCCTCGGGGCTATGTGATTGAGTGGGGCCTGAGCCCCCCCAGCACGAGCAATAGCAACAAGACCTGGAGGATGGAACAGAACGGGAGCGCCACGGGGTTTCTGCTGCAGG AGAACATCAGGCCCTTTCAGCTCTATGAGATCACTGTGACTCCCTTGTACCAGGACGCCATGGGACCCTCCCAGCATGTCTATGCCTACTCCCAAGAAATGG CCCCCCGCCATGCCCCAGAGCTGCATCTAAAGCACATTGGCAAGACCTGGGCACAGCTGGAGTGGGTGCCTGAGCCCCCTGAGCTGGGGAAGAGCCCCCTTACCCACTACACCATCTTCTGGACCAATGCTCAAAACCAGTCGTTCT CCACCATCCTGAATGCCTCTTCCCGTGGCTTTGTCCTCCATGGCCTGGAGCCCGCCAGTCTGTATCACATTCACCTCATGGCTGCCAGCCAGGCCGGCGCCACCAATGGTACAGTCCTCACCCTGATGACCTTGATCCCAG AGGGATCCGAGCTACACATCCTCCTGGGCCTGTTCGGCCTCCTGCTCTTGCTCTCCTGCCTCTGTGGAACTGCCTGGCTCTGCTGCAGCCCCAG CAGGAAGAATCCCCTCTGGCCAAGTGTCCCAGAcccagctcacagcagcctgggctcCTGGGTGCCCACTATCATGGAAGAG GAGGCCTTCCAGCTGCCTGGCCTGGGCATGCCACCCATCACCAAGCTCACAGTGCTGGAGGAGGACGAGAAGAAGCCACTGCCCTGGGAGTCCCATAACAGCTCAGAGACCTGTGGCCTCCCCACTCTGGTCCAGACCTATGTGCTCCAGGGGGACCTAAGAGCAGCTTCCGCCCAGCCCCAATCCCAGTCCGGCACCAGCAATCAGGTCCTCTACGGGCAGCTGCTGGGCAGCCCCACAAGCCCAGGGCCAGGGCACTATCTCCGCTGCGACTCCACTCAGCCCCTCTTGGCGGGCCTCACCCCCAGCCCCAAGTCCTATGAGAACCTCTGGTTCCAGGCCAGCCCCCTGGGGACCCTGGTAACCCCAGCCCCAAGCCAGGAGGACGACTGTGTCTTTGGGCCACTGCTCGACTTCCCCCTCCTGCAGGGGATCCGAGTCCATGGGGTGGAGGGGCTGGAAAGCTTCTAG
- the CSF3R gene encoding granulocyte colony-stimulating factor receptor isoform X4, translating into MNLTTSSLICQWEPGPETHLPTSFTLKSFKSRGNCQTQGDSIMDCVPEDGQSHCSIPRRHLLLYQNMGIWVQVENALGTSMSPQLCLEPMDVVKLEPPMLRTMDPSPEAAPPQAGCLQLCWEPWQPALHINQKCELRHKPQSGEASWALVGPLPLEALRYELCGLLPATAYTLQIRCIRWPLPGHWSNWSPSLELRTTERAPAVRLNTWWRQRQLDPRTVQLFWKPVPLEEDSGQIQGYVVSWRPSGQAGAILPLCNTTELSCTFPLPSEAQEVALVAYNSAGTSCPTPVVFSESRGPALTRLHAMARDPHSLWVGWEPPSPWPRGYVIEWGLSPPSTSNSNKTWRMEQNGSATGFLLQENIRPFQLYEITVTPLYQDAMGPSQHVYAYSQEMAPRHAPELHLKHIGKTWAQLEWVPEPPELGKSPLTHYTIFWTNAQNQSFSTILNASSRGFVLHGLEPASLYHIHLMAASQAGATNGTVLTLMTLIPEGSELHILLGLFGLLLLLSCLCGTAWLCCSPRKNPLWPSVPDPAHSSLGSWVPTIMEEEAFQLPGLGMPPITKLTVLEEDEKKPLPWESHNSSETCGLPTLVQTYVLQGDLRAASAQPQSQSGTSNQVLYGQLLGSPTSPGPGHYLRCDSTQPLLAGLTPSPKSYENLWFQASPLGTLVTPAPSQEDDCVFGPLLDFPLLQGIRVHGVEGLESF; encoded by the exons ATGAACCTCACAACCAGCAGCCTCATCTGCCAGTGGGAGCCAGGACCTGAGACCCACCTACCCACCAGCTTCACTCTGAAGAGCTTCAA GAGCCGGGGCAACTGTCAGACCCAAGGGGATTCCATCATGGACTGCGTGCCCGAAGACGGGCAGAGCCACTGCTCCATCCCACGCAGACACCTGCTGTTGTACCAGAATATGGGCATCTGGGTGCAGGTGGAGAATGCGCTGGGGACCAGCATGTCCCCACAACTGTGCCTTGAGCCCATGGACGTCG TGAAACTGGAGCCCCCCATGCTGCGGACCATGGACCCCAGCCCTGAAGCGGCCCCTCCCCAGGCAGGCTGCCTACAGTTGTGCTGGGAGCCATGGCAGCCAGCCCTGCACATAAATCAGAAGTGTGAGCTGCGCCATAAGCCACAGAGTGGAGAAGCCAGCTGGGCACTG GTGGGCCCCCTGCCGTTGGAGGCCCTTCGGTATGAGCTCTGTGGGCTCCTCCCAGCCACGGCCTACACCCTGCAGATACGCTGCATCCGCTGGCCTCTGCCTGGCCACTGGAGCAACTGGAGTCCCAGCCTGGAGCTGAGAACTACTGAACGGG CCCCCGCTGTCAGACTGAACACATGGTGGCGGCAGAGGCAGCTGGACCCCCGGACAGTGCAGCTGTTCTGGAAG CCAGTGCCCCTGGAGGAAGACAGCGGACAGATCCAAGGTTATGTGGTTTCTTGGAGACCCTCAGGCCAGGCTGGGGCCATCCTGCCCCTCTGCAACACCACAGAGCTCAGCTGCACCTTCCCCCTGCCTTCAGAAGCCCAGGAGGTGGCCCTTGTGGCCTATAACTCAGCCGGGACCTCCTGTCCCACCCCAGTGGTCTTCTCAGAGAGCAGAG gcccagccctgaCCAGACTCCATGCCATGGCCCGAGACCCTCACAGCCTCTGGGTGGGCTGGGAGCCCCCCAGTCCATGGCCTCGGGGCTATGTGATTGAGTGGGGCCTGAGCCCCCCCAGCACGAGCAATAGCAACAAGACCTGGAGGATGGAACAGAACGGGAGCGCCACGGGGTTTCTGCTGCAGG AGAACATCAGGCCCTTTCAGCTCTATGAGATCACTGTGACTCCCTTGTACCAGGACGCCATGGGACCCTCCCAGCATGTCTATGCCTACTCCCAAGAAATGG CCCCCCGCCATGCCCCAGAGCTGCATCTAAAGCACATTGGCAAGACCTGGGCACAGCTGGAGTGGGTGCCTGAGCCCCCTGAGCTGGGGAAGAGCCCCCTTACCCACTACACCATCTTCTGGACCAATGCTCAAAACCAGTCGTTCT CCACCATCCTGAATGCCTCTTCCCGTGGCTTTGTCCTCCATGGCCTGGAGCCCGCCAGTCTGTATCACATTCACCTCATGGCTGCCAGCCAGGCCGGCGCCACCAATGGTACAGTCCTCACCCTGATGACCTTGATCCCAG AGGGATCCGAGCTACACATCCTCCTGGGCCTGTTCGGCCTCCTGCTCTTGCTCTCCTGCCTCTGTGGAACTGCCTGGCTCTGCTGCAGCCCCAG GAAGAATCCCCTCTGGCCAAGTGTCCCAGAcccagctcacagcagcctgggctcCTGGGTGCCCACTATCATGGAAGAG GAGGCCTTCCAGCTGCCTGGCCTGGGCATGCCACCCATCACCAAGCTCACAGTGCTGGAGGAGGACGAGAAGAAGCCACTGCCCTGGGAGTCCCATAACAGCTCAGAGACCTGTGGCCTCCCCACTCTGGTCCAGACCTATGTGCTCCAGGGGGACCTAAGAGCAGCTTCCGCCCAGCCCCAATCCCAGTCCGGCACCAGCAATCAGGTCCTCTACGGGCAGCTGCTGGGCAGCCCCACAAGCCCAGGGCCAGGGCACTATCTCCGCTGCGACTCCACTCAGCCCCTCTTGGCGGGCCTCACCCCCAGCCCCAAGTCCTATGAGAACCTCTGGTTCCAGGCCAGCCCCCTGGGGACCCTGGTAACCCCAGCCCCAAGCCAGGAGGACGACTGTGTCTTTGGGCCACTGCTCGACTTCCCCCTCCTGCAGGGGATCCGAGTCCATGGGGTGGAGGGGCTGGAAAGCTTCTAG